One Miscanthus floridulus cultivar M001 unplaced genomic scaffold, ASM1932011v1 fs_308_2_3, whole genome shotgun sequence DNA window includes the following coding sequences:
- the LOC136531244 gene encoding cytochrome P450 CYP72A616-like, with the protein MDDDVVAAAAAAVASSPSSSPWSLLQGLLALLVVWGAYQAAQTFWLRPRRLDRALRAQGLTGTEYCFPAGDLKENARLNDEARSRPMPPCHDVVPRVMPHLFNTIKEHGNICITWFGPIPRVVITEAELVRDILSNKFGHFEKFTNKRLGKLLALGLASHDGEKWAKHRRILNPAFHLEKLKRMLPAFSTCCTELIDRWDSKIAGSDGSYELDIWPEFQNLTGDVISRTAFGSSFMEGRRIFQLQIEQAERLIKAFQYIYIPGFMFFPTQNNRRMKEINREIEGTLRGMIEKRERAIENGEASSNDLLGLLLQSNMDSGKGSLRMSTEDVIEECKLFYFAGMETTSVLLTWTLVILGMHPEWQDRAREEVLSVFGRDKQPNFDGLGRLKTVTMILYEVLRLYPPAVTLNRRTFKDMKIGGISYPAGVILELPIIVVHHNPDVWGKDAHEFKPERFAEGISKATKDQPAFFPFGWGPRICIGQNFALLEAKMALSMILQRFEFQLSPSYTHAPYTVLTLHPQHGAPIIFKKI; encoded by the exons ATGGACGACGACGTTGTAGCAGCTGCAGCTGCGGCAGTGGCTTCTTCGCCATCATCATCGCCGTGGAGCCTGCTCCAGGGGCTCCTCGCCCTGCTCGTCGTGTGGGGGGCGTACCAGGCCGCGCAGACATTCTGGCTGCGGCCGCGGCGGCTCGACCGGGCGCTCCGGGCGCAGGGGCTCACCGGGACGGAGTACTGCTTCCCGGCGGGCGACCTGAAGGAGAACGCTAGGCTCAACGACGAGGCGCGGTCGAGGCCCATGCCGCCGTGCCACGACGTTGTTCCCCGCGTGATGCCGCATCTCTTCAACACTATCAAGGAACACG GCAACATTTGTATCACCTGGTTCGGACCAATTCCGAGGGTGGTCATCACGGAGGCTGAGTTAGTCAGAGACATCCTATCAAACAAGTTTGGTCACTTCGAGAAGTTCACGAACAAGCGTCTCGGGAAACTGCTCGCCCTTGGGCTTGCGAGTCACGACGGCGAGAAATGGGCAAAACACAGAAGGATCCTGAACCCCGCATTCCATCTCGAAAAGCTCAAG CGCATGCTGCCGGCGTTCTCCACGTGTTGTACCGAGCTTATAGATCGCTGGGATAGCAAGATCGCTGGTTCTGACGGATCATATGAACTGGACATCTGGCCGGAGTTTCAGAACCTCACCGGAGACGTGATCTCCCGCACGGCATTCGGCAGCAGCTTCATGGAAGGGCGGAGGATCTTCCAACTTCAGATCGAGCAAGCAGAGCGACTAATCAAGGCCTTCCAGTATATCTACATCCCAGGCTTCAT GTTCTTCCCGACACAGAACAATCGGAGGATGAAAGAGATCAACAGGGAAATCGAAGGGACTCTAAGGGGCATGATCGAGAAGAGGGAGCGCGCAATCGAGAACGGCGAAGCCAGCAGCAACGACTTGCTCGGTTTGCTACTGCAGTCGAACATGGATAGCGGGAAAGGCAGCCTGAGGATGAGCACGGAGGACGTGATTGAGGAGTGCAAGCTCTTCTACTTCGCAGGGATGGAAACCACGTCGGTGCTGCTCACGTGGACGCTCGTCATCCTAGGCATGCACCCAGAGTGGCAGGACCGCGCGAGGGAGGAGGTCCTTAGCGTGTTCGGCAGGGACAAGCAGCCCAATTTCGACGGCCTAGGTCGACTCAAAACG GTGACCATGATACTATACGAGGTGCTCAGGCTGTATCCACCGGCAGTGACGCTAAACCGAAGAACATTCAAAGACATGAAGATTGGAGGCATCTCCTACCCTGCAGGGGTAATCCTCGAGCTTCCCATAATCGTCGTCCACCACAATCCTGATGTCTGGGGGAAGGACGCACATGAGTTCAAGCCAGAGAGGTTCGCTGAGGGGATCTCAAAGGCGACCAAGGACCAACCAGCATTCTTCCCCTTCGGGTGGGGGCCGAGGATCTGTATCGGGCAGAACTTTGCGCTGCTTGAGGCCAAGATGGCTTTGAGCATGATCCTCCAGCGCTTCGAGTTCCAACTGTCGCCTTCGTACACGCATGCACCGTACACTGTCCTGACGCTGCATCCTCAGCATGGCGCGCCAATTATATTCAAGAAGATCTGA